The stretch of DNA TGGCTTCTGTGAGTTCCGCCCAGGCCGTCAGGTGCAGTTGCGACTCCATGGCGCCGGCCGGCCCCGGATACAGGGCGACGATACGATTATCGATGCTGCTGTTAAAAAAGAAAGCCATGCCGATCGGGATGAGTAAAGCATCCCACTGAAGATCAGTCATCTGAAAGTCGGCGAGCGTCCGCGCTCGGCGCGGCACCCGGCGATAGCGGCCATCCTCACGGTTTTCGAAGAGCAAGGCGCAGGCGATGCAGGCGCACAGCAGGCGGCGGGTTGGAGGCTCGATCAGATGCGAGTGCTCGGCCGGGAGCGAGTCATTGCAGAGCTCGCAGCGCTCCGGCGGGTCAGTGCGCGCGAAATAGCTAAGCGCCGCGACCCAGTTACGCGGCCGGGCGGTTATCTGGCTATGCTCCATCATGGCCCGTGATCGGCGGCGTCAATAGGCTGGATGATACCCTGCGCCTTAATGTTCTCCCGCTTGATGCTTGGCCGCTTGATACTTGATACGGACACGAACGCAATCGTGCCGTCCAGACCATCGATGCGGATATCCGTAATATCCGGCGCGGCCTCGTAAATCGCGTCTTCGATGGAAAGTTTCAGCGTTTGCGCGGCAGCCTGAGTCGTGTTGGCGCCTGGACGCACGCGCAGATGCACGGTCTCGCCCGTGAAGTCCACAGCCTCGATCTTCGCGCCGACAACGCCCAGGTGAGGGCGCAGTTTCTCCACCGCCTGTCGAACGCGGGTCTCCAGATTCCGCGGGTGGAGTCCATGCAGCAACAACAGACCGTTCACCTTATCGTCTTCCGCGAGCTTCGCGATCAAGGCAGGGCCGCTCTTTGTAGCGGCGATAAGTTCTAGTAACCTGGCCAGACCAACGCCATGCAGTGCCAGCACCACCTGCACGAGTTCCCGCGCGGGTTCGCGGGCAGCCGGATCGCGTAGCGCGTCGAGCGCGGCAATGAGTCCCTGGACGCGGCTGACCTCCTGCTGGAACGCCTGCCCCGCATCCAGGCTCACGATTCCGTATCCCGGCCAGCGCCGAACATCGGCGAATGCACGGTCTTGACTGTCTTGCCGCCGCCCACGTACATGTGCACACCGCAAGGCAGGCAGGGATCGAAGCTGCGTACCGCGCGCATGATGTCGATGCCCTTAAAATTGTCGGGGCCGTTTTCCTCGAAGATCGGCGTGTTCTGCACCGCGTCCTCGTAAGGCCCCGGCGTGCCGTAAATGTCGCGCGGGTTAGCATTCCACGGCGTGGGTGGATACGGATGATAATTGGCGATCTTGCCGTCGCGGATCACCATATGGTGCGACAACACACCGCGCACTGCCTCGTGGAAGCCGCAGCCGATGGCCTCGTCCGGCACCTTGAACGATTCCCACGTTTTGGTGCGCCCGGCCTGCAGTTCGCCGAGCGCCTTTTCCACAAAATGCAGCGCCGACGCTGCCGCGTAGGCCTGGAAGTAAGTCCGGGCGCGGTCGCGCTCCAGCGCGTTGCTCCACTTGGGGATCTTCCACTCAATCTCCTTCTCGGGTTTGAGCGCGGTCTGGGGCAGATAGATCTTGACGCTCGATCCAGTTGACTTGATGTAGCCGATATCGACCTTGTTCGCCAGCGCGGTGGCCCATAGGCGCGCGATAGGCCCGCCGCCGGTGTCCAGCGCCAAGTGGTCGCCCGTGCGTTTGTCCAGCCAACGCGGGGACATCACCCAGGTGTACTTGCCATCGAAGTCGCGTTTCTGCGGTCTTGGAACGGTAGTCTGATTCCAGGGATGATTCTGGTCGACGTTATTACCGAGCGGGTCCTGCTTGACGAAGGTCTCGCGGTTCTCCCAGCCGTCGTAGAACGAGCTGCCCAGCAGGATTCGCATTTGTAGATTAATGTCCACCAGATTCGTCGTCACCAGCTTGCCGTCAACGATCACGCCGGGAGTGACATACATCTCATTCCCCCAGTCATCCATCGTCTTGTAATCGTAGGTGCAGAAATCCGGATTGTTGAACGCCCCCCAGCAGCCCAGCAACACCCGTCGTCTGCCGACTTCTTCGTAACCGGGCAGCGCCTCGTAAAAGAAGTCGAAGAGGTCATCGTGCAACGGTACGACCTTTTTCATGAACTCG from Gammaproteobacteria bacterium encodes:
- a CDS encoding NifU family protein, with the translated sequence MSLDAGQAFQQEVSRVQGLIAALDALRDPAAREPARELVQVVLALHGVGLARLLELIAATKSGPALIAKLAEDDKVNGLLLLHGLHPRNLETRVRQAVEKLRPHLGVVGAKIEAVDFTGETVHLRVRPGANTTQAAAQTLKLSIEDAIYEAAPDITDIRIDGLDGTIAFVSVSSIKRPSIKRENIKAQGIIQPIDAADHGP
- a CDS encoding nickel-dependent hydrogenase large subunit, yielding IVGSLGIYTKIDFENREVAECYSTSSIFRGYSIFMKGKDPRDAHFITSRICGICGDNHATCAVYAQNMAFGVKPPNIAEWIINLGEAAEYMFDHNLYQDNLVGVDFCERMVRETNPGVWEQAKRTESPHAADHGYRTIADIMTALNPFTGEFYRETLQVSRYTREMFCLMEGRHVHPSTLYPGGVGTVPTVQLFTDYLTRLMRYVEFMKKVVPLHDDLFDFFYEALPGYEEVGRRRVLLGCWGAFNNPDFCTYDYKTMDDWGNEMYVTPGVIVDGKLVTTNLVDINLQMRILLGSSFYDGWENRETFVKQDPLGNNVDQNHPWNQTTVPRPQKRDFDGKYTWVMSPRWLDKRTGDHLALDTGGGPIARLWATALANKVDIGYIKSTGSSVKIYLPQTALKPEKEIEWKIPKWSNALERDRARTYFQAYAAASALHFVEKALGELQAGRTKTWESFKVPDEAIGCGFHEAVRGVLSHHMVIRDGKIANYHPYPPTPWNANPRDIYGTPGPYEDAVQNTPIFEENGPDNFKGIDIMRAVRSFDPCLPCGVHMYVGGGKTVKTVHSPMFGAGRDTES